The following proteins come from a genomic window of Paenibacillus sp. CAA11:
- the pheS gene encoding phenylalanine--tRNA ligase subunit alpha, whose protein sequence is MRERLEALKEEALAELSQVSDAGQLNDLRVKYLGKKGALTEILRGMGSLSAEERPVIGQVGNEVRGAIEAVITSKQEEFQRLETERRLAAEKVDVTLPGRPLKQGAVHPLNRVIQDMEDIFIGMGYQIAEGPEVETDYFNFEALNLPKNHPARDMQDSFYVTEDLLMRTHTSPVQARTMKSKEGEVPIKVICPGKVYRRDDDDATHSFQFHQIEGLVVGRHIRMSDLKGTLLQFVREMFGPQTQIRLRPSFFPFTEPSVEVDVTCMKCGGDGCRVCKNTGWLEILGGGMVHPRVLKMGGYDPEEYSGFAFGMGVERIAMLKYGVDDIRHFYYNDMRFLQQFARN, encoded by the coding sequence ATGAGAGAGCGTTTAGAAGCATTAAAAGAAGAAGCACTGGCTGAGCTTAGCCAAGTTTCTGATGCAGGACAACTGAACGACCTGAGAGTCAAATACCTGGGTAAGAAAGGCGCGCTGACCGAAATCCTGCGGGGGATGGGCAGCCTTAGTGCAGAGGAACGTCCGGTGATTGGACAGGTCGGCAACGAGGTGCGTGGTGCAATTGAGGCTGTCATTACGAGCAAGCAGGAGGAGTTCCAGCGTCTTGAGACAGAGCGCCGTCTGGCTGCAGAGAAGGTGGATGTTACGCTGCCAGGACGCCCGTTGAAGCAGGGGGCTGTTCATCCATTGAACAGAGTGATTCAAGACATGGAGGATATCTTTATTGGCATGGGGTATCAGATTGCTGAAGGACCAGAGGTAGAGACTGACTACTTCAACTTTGAAGCGTTGAACCTGCCGAAGAATCATCCGGCTCGGGATATGCAGGATTCTTTTTATGTTACAGAAGATCTGCTGATGCGGACACATACTTCCCCGGTTCAGGCCAGAACGATGAAGTCCAAAGAGGGAGAAGTGCCGATCAAGGTCATTTGCCCGGGCAAGGTATATCGCCGTGATGACGATGATGCCACCCATTCCTTCCAGTTCCATCAGATTGAAGGCCTGGTGGTTGGACGTCATATCCGGATGAGCGACCTGAAGGGGACTCTGCTTCAATTTGTTCGTGAAATGTTTGGTCCGCAAACTCAAATCCGCCTGCGCCCAAGCTTCTTTCCTTTTACGGAACCGAGTGTTGAGGTTGATGTGACTTGTATGAAGTGCGGAGGCGATGGCTGCCGGGTCTGCAAGAATACAGGCTGGCTGGAAATTTTGGGCGGAGGTATGGTTCACCCACGCGTGCTCAAAATGGGCGGTTACGATCCGGAGGAGTACAGCGGCTTTGCGTTTGGTATGGGCGTAGAACGCATCGCTATGCTGAAATACGGCGTAGATGATATCCGTCATTTTTATTATAACGATATGAGATTTCTTCAGCAGTTTGCCCGGAATTAA